The Thermus albus genomic sequence ACGAGGAGGGGGTTTTGGTCTGGGGGGCCACCCGGGGGGATGGGGAAACGGGGGAGGAGGTGACCCAGAACCTCCTCACCATCCCCACCATCCCCCGGAGGCTTCAGGGGGTGCCGGAGCGCCTCGAGGTCCGGGGGGAGGTCTACCTGCCCATAGAGGCCTTCCTGCGCCTCAACGAGGAGCTGGAGGAGAAGGGGGAAAGGATTTTCAAAAACCCCCGGAATGCCGCCGCCGGCTCCCTTAGGCAGAAGGATCCCCGGATCACCGCCAAGAGGGGCCTTAGGGCCACCTTCTACGCCCTAGGGCTTGGCCTGGAGGAAAGCGGGAGCAAAACCCAGTTTGAGCTTCTCCATTGGCTAAAGGAGAAGGGCTTCCCCGTGGAGCACGGCTTCACCCGGGTCCAAGGTGTAGAGGGGGTGGAGAGGGTTTACCAGGCCTGGTTGAGGGAGCGGCGGAGCTTATCCTTTGAGGCGGATGGGGTGGTGGTGAAACTGGATGAGCTTTCCCTTTGGCGAGAGCTGGGCTACACCGCCCGGGCCCCGCGGTTCGCCATCGCCTACAAGTTCCCCGCGGAGGAGAAGGAGACGGAGCTTTTGGAGGTGGTCTTCCAGGTGGGGCGCACGGGCCGGGTGACCCCGGTGGGCATCCTGAGGCCCGTGTTCATTGAGGGCAGCGAGGTGAGCCGGGTCACCCTGCACAACGAAAGCTACCTGGAGGAGCTGGACGTGCGCATCGGGGACTGGGTTTTGGTGCACAAGGCCGGGGGGGTTATCCCCGAGGTGCTAAGGGTCCTCAAGGAGCGTAGAACCGGCAAGGAGAGGCCTATCCAATGGCCGGAGACCTGCCCCGAGTGCGGTCACCGCTTGGTCAAGGAGGGCAAAGTCCACCGCTGCCCCAACCCCTTGTGCCCAGCCAAGCGGTTTGAGGCCATCCGCCACTACGCCTCCCGCAAGGCCATGGACATCGGGGGGCTGGGGGAAAAGCTCATTGAGAAGCTTCTGGAAACGGGATTGGTCAAGGATGTGGCTGATCTGTACCGGCTTAGGGAGGAGGACCTGGTGGGCCTGGAACGCATGGGGAAGAAGAGCGCACAAAACCTCCTCCGCCAGATAGAGGAGAGCAAGGGCCGGGGTCTGGAGCGCCTCCTCTACGCCTTGGGCCTGCCGGGGGTGGGGGAGGTGTTGGCCCGCAACCTGGCGGCCCGCTTTGGCACCATGGACCGGCTCCTCGAGGCCACACCGGAGGAACTCCTCCAGGTGGAGGAGGTGGGGGAGCTCACCGCCCGGGGCATTTACGAAACCCTGCAGGACCCCGCCTTCCGGGACCTGGTGAGGCGCCTGAAGGAGGCCGGGGTGGAGATGGAGGCCAAGGAGCGGGGCGGGGAGGCCCTAAAGGGCCTCACCTTCGTCATCACCGGGGAACTTTCCCGCCCCCGGGAGGAGGTGAAGGCCCTCCTCAGGCGCTTGGGGGCTAAGGTGACCGATTCCGTGAGCCGCAAAACCAGCTACCTGGTGGTGGGGGAGGCCCCAGGGAGCAAGCTGGAAAAGGCGAGGGCCTTGGGGGTGCCCATTCTTACAGAGGAGGAACTCTACCGGCTCATAGAAGCGCGCACAGGGAAAGGCCGGGAGGCCCTCTTGGCCTAGGCGGGTTCCGGGGGGAAGAGCTTGCTTAAGGCCTCTTCCACCCGACTTCCGGAAAGCCCCAGCTCCCGTAGGGCCTTCTCGTAAAGCTCGGGGGTAAGAAGCCCCTGTAAGGCCCTAAGCTCCGTCTGGGAGAGATGGGCTCCCTTTAGCACGTGTTCCTCAAAACTCCCCCAGGCCAGGGGCACGTGGGCCTTGACGATCTCCGCGATGGCCTTGGCGTACTGCCTTATCTCCCACTGGGCGTGGGGATCTAGGCGCAGGGCCAGGAAGTGGAAGAGGTTGTGCAGGTCCTGCTTCCAGTAGAACTCGGTGTAGAGGTTTAGGGGAAGGACCATGCGGGCCATCTCCCGGGCGATGCCCTTTTCCAGGAGGGTCTGGTAGGCCTGGTAGGCCTCCCTCTCCACCCCCTTTAGAAGGCGGGAGGCTTCCTCGTCGGTGAAAGCCCCTTCCGAGCCCTGCTTATTCCGCCTGGCCTGGTGTCGCCAGGCTTCGGGTTCATAAAACTCCTCCTTCAGAACGGAGTAGCGCCCGGAGATCTCGTTCACGCTAGCGGTGCGGTGCCGGAACCATTGCCGTACCACGAAAATAGGAGCTTTAACGTGAAACTTGAATACCACCATCTCAAAGGGGCTGGTGTGGCGGTGGCGCATGAGGTAGTCGATGAGGGCGGCATCCTCCCGCAGCGTCTTGGTGCCCGGGCCGTAGGAAACCCTGGCCGCCTGGACGATGGCGGCGTCGTTCCCCATCACCTCCACCAGGCGGACGAAGCCCTTGTCCAAAACTGGGATCTCCATCCTCCGAAGTTTACTCCGTCCCCTTGCCCTTTGGCCCAAAGGGGTCTACCCTAAGCTCATGCGGGTCCGCACCCCCTTGGCCTACAAGTGGCGGCATGGCCGCTATAGGCCTTGGTCACGGGCGAAGCCCGTACTTGGCTTCTTGGGCCAGCGGCTTGTAGGATGGATGGGCTTTTGGGGCTTGGTGGCCCCTTTCTGGAGTGGAGATGTTGAGGTTGCCTGATTTTCCTTTACCGGATGGGCGGGGACGGTTTGGTCCCTATGGAGGAAGGTACGTTCCCGAAACCCTGATCCCGGCCCTCGAGGAGGTGGAGGCCGCCTACAAGGAGGCCAAGAAGGACCCCGCTTTTCTGGCGGAGCTGGAGTACTACCTCAGGACCTTTGCCGGTCGGCCTACCCCCCTTTACCACGCCAAGAGGCTTTCCCAGCACTGGGGCGGGGCCCAGGTGTACCTGAAGCGGGAGGACCTCCTGCACACCGGAGCCCACAAGATCAACAACACCCTGGGCCAGGCCCTCCTGGCCCGGCGCATGGGCAAAAAGCGGGTCATAGCGGAAACCGGGGCCGGCCAGCACGGGGTTTCCGTGGCCACGGTGGCGGCCCTTTTCGGCTTGGAATGCGTGGTCTACATGGGGGAGGAGGACGTGCGGCGCCAGGCCCTAAACGTGTTCCGCATGAAGCTTCTGGGGGCCGAGGTGCGCCCGGTGGCGGCGGGAAGCCGCACCCTTAAGGATGCCACCAACGAGGCCATCCGCGACTGGCTCACCCATGTGCGCACCACCTTTTACATCCTGGGCTCGGTGGTGGGGCCCCACCCCTACCCCATGATGGTGCGGGAGTTCCAAAGCGTCATCGGGGAAGAGGTAAAGGCGCAAAGCCTGGAGCTCTTCGGCCGCTACCCCGATGCCCTCATCGCCGCGGTGGGTGGGGGGTCCAATGCCATTGGCCTTTTCGCCCCCTTCGCCTATTTGCCGCCAAAGGAGCGGCCCCGGCTCATCGGGGTGGAGGCCGCGGGTGAGGGCCTTTCCACGGGAAGGCATGCCGCCAGCATCGGGGCAGGGAAGCGGGGGGTGTTGCACGGGAGCTACATGTACCTCCTCTACGACCACGACGGCCAGATCACCCCGGCCCACTCGGTTTCTGCGGGCCTGGACTACCCCGGGGTGGGGCCCGAGCACAGCTACTACGCGGACCAGGGCATCGCCGAGTACGCGGGGGTCACGGACGAGGAGGCCCTCGAGGGCTTCAAACTCCTGGCCCGCCTGGAGGGGATCATCCCCGCCTTGGAGTCCGCCCATGCCATCGCCCACGCGGCCAAAGTGGTTCCGGAGATGGACAAGGACCAGGTGGTGGTCATCAACCTTTCGGGCCGGGGGGACAAGGACGTGACCGAGGTGATGCGCCTTTTGGGGGGGGAGGTATGACCACCGCGGAAGCCTTCGCCCGCGCCAAGGCCGAGGGAAGGGCCGCCCTCATCCCTTACCTCACCGCGGGCTTTCCCAGCCGCGAGGGGTTTTTGCAGGCGGTGGAGGAGGCTCTGCCCTACGCGGACCTTTTGGAGATCGGCCTGCCCTACTCCGACCCCTTAGGGGAT encodes the following:
- the ligA gene encoding NAD-dependent DNA ligase LigA, with translation MTLEEARRRVNELRDLIRYHNYRYYVLDSPEISDAEYDRLLRELKELEERFPELKSPDSPTEQVGAKPFGQPLGYLEATFRPIRHPSRMYSLDNAFSLEEVRAFEERVERALGRKGPFVYTVEHKVDGLSVNLYYEEGVLVWGATRGDGETGEEVTQNLLTIPTIPRRLQGVPERLEVRGEVYLPIEAFLRLNEELEEKGERIFKNPRNAAAGSLRQKDPRITAKRGLRATFYALGLGLEESGSKTQFELLHWLKEKGFPVEHGFTRVQGVEGVERVYQAWLRERRSLSFEADGVVVKLDELSLWRELGYTARAPRFAIAYKFPAEEKETELLEVVFQVGRTGRVTPVGILRPVFIEGSEVSRVTLHNESYLEELDVRIGDWVLVHKAGGVIPEVLRVLKERRTGKERPIQWPETCPECGHRLVKEGKVHRCPNPLCPAKRFEAIRHYASRKAMDIGGLGEKLIEKLLETGLVKDVADLYRLREEDLVGLERMGKKSAQNLLRQIEESKGRGLERLLYALGLPGVGEVLARNLAARFGTMDRLLEATPEELLQVEEVGELTARGIYETLQDPAFRDLVRRLKEAGVEMEAKERGGEALKGLTFVITGELSRPREEVKALLRRLGAKVTDSVSRKTSYLVVGEAPGSKLEKARALGVPILTEEELYRLIEARTGKGREALLA
- the thyX gene encoding FAD-dependent thymidylate synthase — protein: MEIPVLDKGFVRLVEVMGNDAAIVQAARVSYGPGTKTLREDAALIDYLMRHRHTSPFEMVVFKFHVKAPIFVVRQWFRHRTASVNEISGRYSVLKEEFYEPEAWRHQARRNKQGSEGAFTDEEASRLLKGVEREAYQAYQTLLEKGIAREMARMVLPLNLYTEFYWKQDLHNLFHFLALRLDPHAQWEIRQYAKAIAEIVKAHVPLAWGSFEEHVLKGAHLSQTELRALQGLLTPELYEKALRELGLSGSRVEEALSKLFPPEPA
- the trpB gene encoding tryptophan synthase subunit beta, whose product is MLRLPDFPLPDGRGRFGPYGGRYVPETLIPALEEVEAAYKEAKKDPAFLAELEYYLRTFAGRPTPLYHAKRLSQHWGGAQVYLKREDLLHTGAHKINNTLGQALLARRMGKKRVIAETGAGQHGVSVATVAALFGLECVVYMGEEDVRRQALNVFRMKLLGAEVRPVAAGSRTLKDATNEAIRDWLTHVRTTFYILGSVVGPHPYPMMVREFQSVIGEEVKAQSLELFGRYPDALIAAVGGGSNAIGLFAPFAYLPPKERPRLIGVEAAGEGLSTGRHAASIGAGKRGVLHGSYMYLLYDHDGQITPAHSVSAGLDYPGVGPEHSYYADQGIAEYAGVTDEEALEGFKLLARLEGIIPALESAHAIAHAAKVVPEMDKDQVVVINLSGRGDKDVTEVMRLLGGEV